A part of Gambusia affinis linkage group LG21, SWU_Gaff_1.0, whole genome shotgun sequence genomic DNA contains:
- the relch gene encoding RAB11-binding protein RELCH homolog isoform X4, with protein sequence MASVNPFDVSDSEEEAERRPNETVDTERSPSEGAPGPPPGNPFSPPADAEPPTLLLSSNRTSPSGEGMSVSAAAISAMAGVVETRVSVDVIAAQLLRDQYILTALEFHTELLEAGRELPRLRDYFSNPGNFERQSGTPPAKDQVLGPGGPLNRAGSISTLDSLDFARYSDDGNRESDERVAVLEFELRKAKETIQALRANLTQAAESEVACQERKNFKSSPEIQEPIRQLEKRALNFLVNEYLLKNEYKLSSITFSDENDDQDFELWDDVGLNIPKPPDLLQLYRNGGSTLSSPRDKVDASVGVAFGDLPGNCVAREPRKKPDLSQQQQSEVVQELEYQLNLLNSEKQSLAEQIKKLQSEIQILKKSVSSPPPANLELCSSSSSSKPCSTNPPSVPSLDNGQYLDIRGVLEAGNDLVSTSTQNTSQSQQQTCNKATSQQRVQFDQPNRKLSPAFQQALLSFCRMCSESRLGAEVSRIADSEESVMLMLGRCLPHIVPNVLLAKREELIPLILCTACLHPEPKERDQLLHILFNLIKRPDDEQRQMILTGCVAFARHVGPTRVEAELLPQCWEQINHKYPERRLLVAEACGALAPYLPKEIRSSLVLSMLQQMLAEDKADMVREAVVKSLGIIMGYIDDSDKYAQGFELMLLSLGDPSERVVNAVHQVFIPAFAAWTTELGTLHTALIPSLLARIEKLLTQGEHGLDEHKLHVFLSALQSLIPPLFAVVLQNAPFTSRAKPHEDIPAIEVTRFPRPASPLQDMAIIIGNRELLSSLLLLYDHQLEHEGTTGWESLLWVVNQLLPQLIEIVGRINVTSSTCVHEFSRFFWRFCRTFGKIFTNTKVKPQFQEILRLSEENVDASAGNGILTKATVPIYATGVLTCYNQEEDRKLLVGFLEDVMTTLSLSHAPLDSLKASFVELGANPAYHELLLTVLWYGVVHTSALVRCTAARMFELLVKGVNETLVAQRVVPALITLSSDPEISVRIATIPAFGTIMETVTQKELLERVKMQLASFLEDPQYQDQHSLHMEIIRTFGRVGPNAEPRFRDDFVLPHLHKLALANNSQSVEGKRIDIAIHLFEAYSALSCCFISEEVMVNHFLPGLRCLHADMEQLSPEHEVILGSMIKECEIKVENRGISDAQGSISIASSLVGEDAKTKFLSKMGQLTTSGAMLANVFQRKK encoded by the exons ATGGCGTCGGTCAACCCATTTGATGTCAGTGATTCTGAGGAAGAAGCAGAACGACGTCCCAATGAGACGGTGGACACAGAAAGAAGCCCGAGCGAGGGGGCGCCAGGTCCACCGCCAGGCAATCCCTTCTCTCCGCCTGCAGATGCCGAACCTCCGACACTGCTGCTGTCTAGCAACCGGACAAGCCCCAGTGGTGAGGGCATGTCGGTTTCGGCCGCGGCCATATCCGCTATGGCAGGTGTTGTGGAGACGCGGGTTTCTGTGGATGTTATCGCTGCTCAGCTATTGCGGGACCAGTACATTCTTACGGCCCTGGAGTTTCACACTGAACTGCTGGAAGCAGGCAGGGAGCTTCCGCGGCTAAGGGATTATTTCTCCAACCCTGGCAACTTCGAGCGACAAAGCGGCACTCCACCTGCCAAAGACCAGGTGCTGGGACCTGGAGGACCACTGA ATCGAGCAGGCAGTATTAGCACCCTGGACTCGCTGGACTTTGCACGTTACTCAGATGACGGCAACCGAGAGTCAGACGAACGAGTGGCAG TGCTGGAGTTTGAGCTACGGAAAGCAAAGGAGACCATTCAGGCTCTGCGGGCCAACTTGACTCAGGCAGCAG AGAGTGAAGTGGCATGTCAGGAGAGAAAAAACTTCAAATCGAGTCCTGAAATCCAG GAGCCCATACGCCAACTGGAGAAAAGAGCCTTAAACTTCCTTgtgaatgaatatttattaaaaaatgaatacaaactCTCATCCATCACCTTTTCTGATGAAAACGATGATCAG GACTTTGAATTGTGGGATGACGTCGGTCTCAACATCCCAAAACCTCCTGACCTGTTGCAGCTCTACAGGAACGGAGGCAGCACGCTTTCCTCTCCAAGGGATAAGGTGGACGCGTCTGTCGGTGTGGCTTTTGGGGATCTTCCAGGAAACTGCGTCGCTCGAGAGCCCCGAAAGAAGCCTGACCTGTCACAGCAG CAACAGTCAGAAGTTGTGCAAGAATTGGAATACCAGCTGAACCTCCTGAACAGTGAGAAGCAGAGTCTTGCTGAGCAAATAAAGAAACTGCAGAG TGAGATTCAGATCCTGAAAAAGAGCGTCTCGTCTCCGCCTCCGGCCAATCTGGAGCTTTGCTCCTCCTCTAGCTCCTCAAAGCCCTGCTCCACTAATCCTCCTTCTGTG cCTTCTCTAGATAATGGTCAGTATCTAGACATCCGAGGGGTGTTGGAGGCTGGAAATGACCTTGTATCGACCTCCACTCAGAACACATCACAGTCCCAACAGCAAACCTGCAACAAAGCTACAAGTCAACAACGCGTCCAGTTTGATCAACCAAACAG GAAGTTATCCCCGGCCTTCCAGCAAGCCTTGCTATCTTTCTGCAGAATGTGCTCCGAGAGTCGACTCGGAGCCGAG GTGTCTCGCATAGCAGACAGCGAGGAAAGCGTGATGCTGATGCTGGGCCGCTGTCTTCCTCACATCGTCCCCAACGTCCTCCTTGCTAAACGAGAG GAGCTGATTCCCCTCATATTGTGCACTGCATGTCTTCACCCAGAACCTAAGGAGAGGGACCAGCTCCTCCACATCCTCTTCAACCTGATAAAGAGACCGGATGATGAGCAGAG ACAAATGATCCTGACGGGCTGCGTTGCATTTGCAAGACATGTGGGTCCCACTCGAGTCGAAGCCGAGCTGCTTCCTCAATGTTGGGAACAG ATTAACCACAAATATCCTGAGAGGCGGTTGTTGGTGGCTGAAGCCTGTGGAGCCTTAGCTCCGTACCTGCCT AAGGAAATCCGTAGCTCGCTGGTGTTGTCTATGCTGCAGCAGATGCTGGCTGAGGACAAGGCTGACATGGTCAGAGAGGCTGTGGTCAAAAGTCTGGGTATTATTATGGGTTACATTGATGACTCTGACAAATACGCCCAG GGGTTTGAGTTAATGCTGCTCTCGCTTGGGGACCCATCAGAGCGGGTGGTCAACGCAGTCCATCAGGTCTTCATTCCTGCCTTTGCTGCCTGGACCACAGAGCTGGGCACCCTGCACACTGCACTCATACCTTCTCTGCTGGCTCGTATAGAGAAACTGCTAACA CAGGGAGAACACGGACTGGATGAGCACAAACTTCATGTTTTCCTGTCAGCTCTCCAGTCCCTTATTCCGCCTCTGTTTGCAGTGGTGCTGCAGAATGCACCCTTCACCAGCAGAGCCAAGCCACACGAAGACATACCTGCAATAGAAG TGACCCGGTTCCCGAGGCCAGCCTCTCCTCTTCAGGACATGGCTATCATCATTGGGAACAGAGAGCTGCTCAGCTCCCTGCTGCTCCTCTATGACCACCAACTGGAGCATGAAGGAACCACTGGCTGGGAAAGCCTGCTGTGGGTGGTCAACCAGCT CCTTCCTCAGCTCATAGAGATTGTGGGTCGCATCAACGTGACTTCATCAACCTGCGTTCACGAGTTCTCCCGCTTTTTCTGGAGGTTCTGTCGCACGTTTGGCAAGATCTTCACCAACACTAAG GTGAAGCCTCAATTCCAGGAGATTCTCAGACTATCAGAAGAGAATGTCG ATGCCTCAGCAGGGAACGGCATACTGACCAAAGCTACAGTCCCAATCTATGCCACTGGAGTGCTGACATGTTACAATCAG GAGGAAGACCGCAAGCTGTTGGTGGGATTCCTGGAGGATGTCATGACgactctctctctgtctcatgCTCCTCTTGACAGCCTGAAGGCCTCCTTTGTAGAGCTTGG TGCCAACCCAGCGTAtcatgagctgctgctgactgttTTATGGTACGGGGTTGTCCACACATCTGCTCTGGTGCGGTGTACCGCAGCACGAATGTTTGAG CTGCTGGTGAAGGGGGTGAATGAGACGCTGGTAGCTCAGAGAGTGGTGCCGGCTCTCATCACACTGTCTTCCGACCCTGAAAT ATCAGTTAGGATTGCCACTATTCCTGCCTTTGGTACCATCATGGAGACTGTCACACAAAAAGAG CTGCTGGAGCGTGTGAAAATGCAGCTGGCATCGTTCCTTGAAGACCCTCAGTACCAGGATCAGCACTCTTTGCACATGGAGATCATCAGGACGTTTGGAAGGGTCGGTCCTAACGCAGAGCCGCGCTTCAGAGACGACT TTGTTCTCCCGCACCTTCATAAGCTTGCATTAGCCAACAACAGCCAGTCGGTGGAAGGCAAGAGGATTGACATCGCCATCCACCTGTTTGAGGCCTACAGTGCCCTCTCCTGCTGCT TCATTTCTGAGGAGGTCATGGTCAACCATTTCCTGCCAGGCCTCAGGTGTCTGCATGCCGACATGGAGCAACTGTCTCCAGAGCATGAG gtgATTTTAGGGTCTATGATCAAAGAGTGTGAAATAAAGGTGGAAAACAGAGGAATTTCTGATGCCCAAGG ATCAATTTCTATTGCCTCCAGTTTGGTGGGTGAAGATGCCAAGACCAAGTTTCTGAGTAAGATGGGTCAGCTGACCACCTCTGGAGCAATGCTGGCCAACGTCTTCCAGAGAAAGAAGTAA
- the relch gene encoding RAB11-binding protein RELCH homolog isoform X5 — MASVNPFDVSDSEEEAERRPNETVDTERSPSEGAPGPPPGNPFSPPADAEPPTLLLSSNRTSPSGEGMSVSAAAISAMAGVVETRVSVDVIAAQLLRDQYILTALEFHTELLEAGRELPRLRDYFSNPGNFERQSGTPPAKDQVLGPGGPLNRAGSISTLDSLDFARYSDDGNRESDERVAVLEFELRKAKETIQALRANLTQAAESEVACQERKNFKSSPEIQEPIRQLEKRALNFLVNEYLLKNEYKLSSITFSDENDDQDFELWDDVGLNIPKPPDLLQLYRNGGSTLSSPRDKVDASVGVAFGDLPGNCVAREPRKKPDLSQQQQSEVVQELEYQLNLLNSEKQSLAEQIKKLQSEIQILKKSVSSPPPANLELCSSSSSSKPCSTNPPSVPSLDNGQYLDIRGVLEAGNDLVSTSTQNTSQSQQQTCNKATSQQRVQFDQPNRKLSPAFQQALLSFCRMCSESRLGAEVSRIADSEESVMLMLGRCLPHIVPNVLLAKREELIPLILCTACLHPEPKERDQLLHILFNLIKRPDDEQRQMILTGCVAFARHVGPTRVEAELLPQCWEQINHKYPERRLLVAEACGALAPYLPKEIRSSLVLSMLQQMLAEDKADMVREAVVKSLGIIMGYIDDSDKYAQGFELMLLSLGDPSERVVNAVHQVFIPAFAAWTTELGTLHTALIPSLLARIEKLLTQGEHGLDEHKLHVFLSALQSLIPPLFAVVLQNAPFTSRAKPHEDIPAIEVTRFPRPASPLQDMAIIIGNRELLSSLLLLYDHQLEHEGTTGWESLLWVVNQLLPQLIEIVGRINVTSSTCVHEFSRFFWRFCRTFGKIFTNTKVKPQFQEILRLSEENVDASAGNGILTKATVPIYATGVLTCYNQEEDRKLLVGFLEDVMTTLSLSHAPLDSLKASFVELGANPAYHELLLTVLWYGVVHTSALVRCTAARMFELVLRGMSEALVDRRAAPALITLCSGPELSVRIATIPAFGTIMETVTQKELLERVKMQLASFLEDPQYQDQHSLHMEIIRTFGRVGPNAEPRFRDDFVLPHLHKLALANNSQSVEGKRIDIAIHLFEAYSALSCCFISEEVMVNHFLPGLRCLHADMEQLSPEHEVILGSMIKECEIKVENRGISDAQGSISIASSLVGEDAKTKFLSKMGQLTTSGAMLANVFQRKK, encoded by the exons ATGGCGTCGGTCAACCCATTTGATGTCAGTGATTCTGAGGAAGAAGCAGAACGACGTCCCAATGAGACGGTGGACACAGAAAGAAGCCCGAGCGAGGGGGCGCCAGGTCCACCGCCAGGCAATCCCTTCTCTCCGCCTGCAGATGCCGAACCTCCGACACTGCTGCTGTCTAGCAACCGGACAAGCCCCAGTGGTGAGGGCATGTCGGTTTCGGCCGCGGCCATATCCGCTATGGCAGGTGTTGTGGAGACGCGGGTTTCTGTGGATGTTATCGCTGCTCAGCTATTGCGGGACCAGTACATTCTTACGGCCCTGGAGTTTCACACTGAACTGCTGGAAGCAGGCAGGGAGCTTCCGCGGCTAAGGGATTATTTCTCCAACCCTGGCAACTTCGAGCGACAAAGCGGCACTCCACCTGCCAAAGACCAGGTGCTGGGACCTGGAGGACCACTGA ATCGAGCAGGCAGTATTAGCACCCTGGACTCGCTGGACTTTGCACGTTACTCAGATGACGGCAACCGAGAGTCAGACGAACGAGTGGCAG TGCTGGAGTTTGAGCTACGGAAAGCAAAGGAGACCATTCAGGCTCTGCGGGCCAACTTGACTCAGGCAGCAG AGAGTGAAGTGGCATGTCAGGAGAGAAAAAACTTCAAATCGAGTCCTGAAATCCAG GAGCCCATACGCCAACTGGAGAAAAGAGCCTTAAACTTCCTTgtgaatgaatatttattaaaaaatgaatacaaactCTCATCCATCACCTTTTCTGATGAAAACGATGATCAG GACTTTGAATTGTGGGATGACGTCGGTCTCAACATCCCAAAACCTCCTGACCTGTTGCAGCTCTACAGGAACGGAGGCAGCACGCTTTCCTCTCCAAGGGATAAGGTGGACGCGTCTGTCGGTGTGGCTTTTGGGGATCTTCCAGGAAACTGCGTCGCTCGAGAGCCCCGAAAGAAGCCTGACCTGTCACAGCAG CAACAGTCAGAAGTTGTGCAAGAATTGGAATACCAGCTGAACCTCCTGAACAGTGAGAAGCAGAGTCTTGCTGAGCAAATAAAGAAACTGCAGAG TGAGATTCAGATCCTGAAAAAGAGCGTCTCGTCTCCGCCTCCGGCCAATCTGGAGCTTTGCTCCTCCTCTAGCTCCTCAAAGCCCTGCTCCACTAATCCTCCTTCTGTG cCTTCTCTAGATAATGGTCAGTATCTAGACATCCGAGGGGTGTTGGAGGCTGGAAATGACCTTGTATCGACCTCCACTCAGAACACATCACAGTCCCAACAGCAAACCTGCAACAAAGCTACAAGTCAACAACGCGTCCAGTTTGATCAACCAAACAG GAAGTTATCCCCGGCCTTCCAGCAAGCCTTGCTATCTTTCTGCAGAATGTGCTCCGAGAGTCGACTCGGAGCCGAG GTGTCTCGCATAGCAGACAGCGAGGAAAGCGTGATGCTGATGCTGGGCCGCTGTCTTCCTCACATCGTCCCCAACGTCCTCCTTGCTAAACGAGAG GAGCTGATTCCCCTCATATTGTGCACTGCATGTCTTCACCCAGAACCTAAGGAGAGGGACCAGCTCCTCCACATCCTCTTCAACCTGATAAAGAGACCGGATGATGAGCAGAG ACAAATGATCCTGACGGGCTGCGTTGCATTTGCAAGACATGTGGGTCCCACTCGAGTCGAAGCCGAGCTGCTTCCTCAATGTTGGGAACAG ATTAACCACAAATATCCTGAGAGGCGGTTGTTGGTGGCTGAAGCCTGTGGAGCCTTAGCTCCGTACCTGCCT AAGGAAATCCGTAGCTCGCTGGTGTTGTCTATGCTGCAGCAGATGCTGGCTGAGGACAAGGCTGACATGGTCAGAGAGGCTGTGGTCAAAAGTCTGGGTATTATTATGGGTTACATTGATGACTCTGACAAATACGCCCAG GGGTTTGAGTTAATGCTGCTCTCGCTTGGGGACCCATCAGAGCGGGTGGTCAACGCAGTCCATCAGGTCTTCATTCCTGCCTTTGCTGCCTGGACCACAGAGCTGGGCACCCTGCACACTGCACTCATACCTTCTCTGCTGGCTCGTATAGAGAAACTGCTAACA CAGGGAGAACACGGACTGGATGAGCACAAACTTCATGTTTTCCTGTCAGCTCTCCAGTCCCTTATTCCGCCTCTGTTTGCAGTGGTGCTGCAGAATGCACCCTTCACCAGCAGAGCCAAGCCACACGAAGACATACCTGCAATAGAAG TGACCCGGTTCCCGAGGCCAGCCTCTCCTCTTCAGGACATGGCTATCATCATTGGGAACAGAGAGCTGCTCAGCTCCCTGCTGCTCCTCTATGACCACCAACTGGAGCATGAAGGAACCACTGGCTGGGAAAGCCTGCTGTGGGTGGTCAACCAGCT CCTTCCTCAGCTCATAGAGATTGTGGGTCGCATCAACGTGACTTCATCAACCTGCGTTCACGAGTTCTCCCGCTTTTTCTGGAGGTTCTGTCGCACGTTTGGCAAGATCTTCACCAACACTAAG GTGAAGCCTCAATTCCAGGAGATTCTCAGACTATCAGAAGAGAATGTCG ATGCCTCAGCAGGGAACGGCATACTGACCAAAGCTACAGTCCCAATCTATGCCACTGGAGTGCTGACATGTTACAATCAG GAGGAAGACCGCAAGCTGTTGGTGGGATTCCTGGAGGATGTCATGACgactctctctctgtctcatgCTCCTCTTGACAGCCTGAAGGCCTCCTTTGTAGAGCTTGG TGCCAACCCAGCGTAtcatgagctgctgctgactgttTTATGGTACGGGGTTGTCCACACATCTGCTCTGGTGCGGTGTACCGCAGCACGAATGTTTGAG TTGGTTCTTCGAGGCATGAGTGAAGCATTAGTTGACCGTCGGGCGGCTCCAGCCCTAATAACACTGTGCAGTGGGCCTGAATT ATCAGTTAGGATTGCCACTATTCCTGCCTTTGGTACCATCATGGAGACTGTCACACAAAAAGAG CTGCTGGAGCGTGTGAAAATGCAGCTGGCATCGTTCCTTGAAGACCCTCAGTACCAGGATCAGCACTCTTTGCACATGGAGATCATCAGGACGTTTGGAAGGGTCGGTCCTAACGCAGAGCCGCGCTTCAGAGACGACT TTGTTCTCCCGCACCTTCATAAGCTTGCATTAGCCAACAACAGCCAGTCGGTGGAAGGCAAGAGGATTGACATCGCCATCCACCTGTTTGAGGCCTACAGTGCCCTCTCCTGCTGCT TCATTTCTGAGGAGGTCATGGTCAACCATTTCCTGCCAGGCCTCAGGTGTCTGCATGCCGACATGGAGCAACTGTCTCCAGAGCATGAG gtgATTTTAGGGTCTATGATCAAAGAGTGTGAAATAAAGGTGGAAAACAGAGGAATTTCTGATGCCCAAGG ATCAATTTCTATTGCCTCCAGTTTGGTGGGTGAAGATGCCAAGACCAAGTTTCTGAGTAAGATGGGTCAGCTGACCACCTCTGGAGCAATGCTGGCCAACGTCTTCCAGAGAAAGAAGTAA
- the relch gene encoding RAB11-binding protein RELCH homolog isoform X6 yields MASVNPFDVSDSEEEAERRPNETVDTERSPSEGAPGPPPGNPFSPPADAEPPTLLLSSNRTSPSGEGMSVSAAAISAMAGVVETRVSVDVIAAQLLRDQYILTALEFHTELLEAGRELPRLRDYFSNPGNFERQSGTPPAKDQVLGPGGPLNRAGSISTLDSLDFARYSDDGNRESDERVAESEVACQERKNFKSSPEIQEPIRQLEKRALNFLVNEYLLKNEYKLSSITFSDENDDQDFELWDDVGLNIPKPPDLLQLYRNGGSTLSSPRDKVDASVGVAFGDLPGNCVAREPRKKPDLSQQQQSEVVQELEYQLNLLNSEKQSLAEQIKKLQSEIQILKKSVSSPPPANLELCSSSSSSKPCSTNPPSVPSLDNGQYLDIRGVLEAGNDLVSTSTQNTSQSQQQTCNKATSQQRVQFDQPNRKLSPAFQQALLSFCRMCSESRLGAEVSRIADSEESVMLMLGRCLPHIVPNVLLAKRERMVSHLCQELIPLILCTACLHPEPKERDQLLHILFNLIKRPDDEQRQMILTGCVAFARHVGPTRVEAELLPQCWEQINHKYPERRLLVAEACGALAPYLPKEIRSSLVLSMLQQMLAEDKADMVREAVVKSLGIIMGYIDDSDKYAQGFELMLLSLGDPSERVVNAVHQVFIPAFAAWTTELGTLHTALIPSLLARIEKLLTQGEHGLDEHKLHVFLSALQSLIPPLFAVVLQNAPFTSRAKPHEDIPAIEVTRFPRPASPLQDMAIIIGNRELLSSLLLLYDHQLEHEGTTGWESLLWVVNQLLPQLIEIVGRINVTSSTCVHEFSRFFWRFCRTFGKIFTNTKVKPQFQEILRLSEENVDASAGNGILTKATVPIYATGVLTCYNQEEDRKLLVGFLEDVMTTLSLSHAPLDSLKASFVELGANPAYHELLLTVLWYGVVHTSALVRCTAARMFELLVKGVNETLVAQRVVPALITLSSDPEISVRIATIPAFGTIMETVTQKELLERVKMQLASFLEDPQYQDQHSLHMEIIRTFGRVGPNAEPRFRDDFVLPHLHKLALANNSQSVEGKRIDIAIHLFEAYSALSCCFISEEVMVNHFLPGLRCLHADMEQLSPEHEVILGSMIKECEIKVENRGISDAQGSISIASSLVGEDAKTKFLSKMGQLTTSGAMLANVFQRKK; encoded by the exons ATGGCGTCGGTCAACCCATTTGATGTCAGTGATTCTGAGGAAGAAGCAGAACGACGTCCCAATGAGACGGTGGACACAGAAAGAAGCCCGAGCGAGGGGGCGCCAGGTCCACCGCCAGGCAATCCCTTCTCTCCGCCTGCAGATGCCGAACCTCCGACACTGCTGCTGTCTAGCAACCGGACAAGCCCCAGTGGTGAGGGCATGTCGGTTTCGGCCGCGGCCATATCCGCTATGGCAGGTGTTGTGGAGACGCGGGTTTCTGTGGATGTTATCGCTGCTCAGCTATTGCGGGACCAGTACATTCTTACGGCCCTGGAGTTTCACACTGAACTGCTGGAAGCAGGCAGGGAGCTTCCGCGGCTAAGGGATTATTTCTCCAACCCTGGCAACTTCGAGCGACAAAGCGGCACTCCACCTGCCAAAGACCAGGTGCTGGGACCTGGAGGACCACTGA ATCGAGCAGGCAGTATTAGCACCCTGGACTCGCTGGACTTTGCACGTTACTCAGATGACGGCAACCGAGAGTCAGACGAACGAGTGGCAG AGAGTGAAGTGGCATGTCAGGAGAGAAAAAACTTCAAATCGAGTCCTGAAATCCAG GAGCCCATACGCCAACTGGAGAAAAGAGCCTTAAACTTCCTTgtgaatgaatatttattaaaaaatgaatacaaactCTCATCCATCACCTTTTCTGATGAAAACGATGATCAG GACTTTGAATTGTGGGATGACGTCGGTCTCAACATCCCAAAACCTCCTGACCTGTTGCAGCTCTACAGGAACGGAGGCAGCACGCTTTCCTCTCCAAGGGATAAGGTGGACGCGTCTGTCGGTGTGGCTTTTGGGGATCTTCCAGGAAACTGCGTCGCTCGAGAGCCCCGAAAGAAGCCTGACCTGTCACAGCAG CAACAGTCAGAAGTTGTGCAAGAATTGGAATACCAGCTGAACCTCCTGAACAGTGAGAAGCAGAGTCTTGCTGAGCAAATAAAGAAACTGCAGAG TGAGATTCAGATCCTGAAAAAGAGCGTCTCGTCTCCGCCTCCGGCCAATCTGGAGCTTTGCTCCTCCTCTAGCTCCTCAAAGCCCTGCTCCACTAATCCTCCTTCTGTG cCTTCTCTAGATAATGGTCAGTATCTAGACATCCGAGGGGTGTTGGAGGCTGGAAATGACCTTGTATCGACCTCCACTCAGAACACATCACAGTCCCAACAGCAAACCTGCAACAAAGCTACAAGTCAACAACGCGTCCAGTTTGATCAACCAAACAG GAAGTTATCCCCGGCCTTCCAGCAAGCCTTGCTATCTTTCTGCAGAATGTGCTCCGAGAGTCGACTCGGAGCCGAG GTGTCTCGCATAGCAGACAGCGAGGAAAGCGTGATGCTGATGCTGGGCCGCTGTCTTCCTCACATCGTCCCCAACGTCCTCCTTGCTAAACGAGAG AGAATGGTTTCACATCTTTGCCAG GAGCTGATTCCCCTCATATTGTGCACTGCATGTCTTCACCCAGAACCTAAGGAGAGGGACCAGCTCCTCCACATCCTCTTCAACCTGATAAAGAGACCGGATGATGAGCAGAG ACAAATGATCCTGACGGGCTGCGTTGCATTTGCAAGACATGTGGGTCCCACTCGAGTCGAAGCCGAGCTGCTTCCTCAATGTTGGGAACAG ATTAACCACAAATATCCTGAGAGGCGGTTGTTGGTGGCTGAAGCCTGTGGAGCCTTAGCTCCGTACCTGCCT AAGGAAATCCGTAGCTCGCTGGTGTTGTCTATGCTGCAGCAGATGCTGGCTGAGGACAAGGCTGACATGGTCAGAGAGGCTGTGGTCAAAAGTCTGGGTATTATTATGGGTTACATTGATGACTCTGACAAATACGCCCAG GGGTTTGAGTTAATGCTGCTCTCGCTTGGGGACCCATCAGAGCGGGTGGTCAACGCAGTCCATCAGGTCTTCATTCCTGCCTTTGCTGCCTGGACCACAGAGCTGGGCACCCTGCACACTGCACTCATACCTTCTCTGCTGGCTCGTATAGAGAAACTGCTAACA CAGGGAGAACACGGACTGGATGAGCACAAACTTCATGTTTTCCTGTCAGCTCTCCAGTCCCTTATTCCGCCTCTGTTTGCAGTGGTGCTGCAGAATGCACCCTTCACCAGCAGAGCCAAGCCACACGAAGACATACCTGCAATAGAAG TGACCCGGTTCCCGAGGCCAGCCTCTCCTCTTCAGGACATGGCTATCATCATTGGGAACAGAGAGCTGCTCAGCTCCCTGCTGCTCCTCTATGACCACCAACTGGAGCATGAAGGAACCACTGGCTGGGAAAGCCTGCTGTGGGTGGTCAACCAGCT CCTTCCTCAGCTCATAGAGATTGTGGGTCGCATCAACGTGACTTCATCAACCTGCGTTCACGAGTTCTCCCGCTTTTTCTGGAGGTTCTGTCGCACGTTTGGCAAGATCTTCACCAACACTAAG GTGAAGCCTCAATTCCAGGAGATTCTCAGACTATCAGAAGAGAATGTCG ATGCCTCAGCAGGGAACGGCATACTGACCAAAGCTACAGTCCCAATCTATGCCACTGGAGTGCTGACATGTTACAATCAG GAGGAAGACCGCAAGCTGTTGGTGGGATTCCTGGAGGATGTCATGACgactctctctctgtctcatgCTCCTCTTGACAGCCTGAAGGCCTCCTTTGTAGAGCTTGG TGCCAACCCAGCGTAtcatgagctgctgctgactgttTTATGGTACGGGGTTGTCCACACATCTGCTCTGGTGCGGTGTACCGCAGCACGAATGTTTGAG CTGCTGGTGAAGGGGGTGAATGAGACGCTGGTAGCTCAGAGAGTGGTGCCGGCTCTCATCACACTGTCTTCCGACCCTGAAAT ATCAGTTAGGATTGCCACTATTCCTGCCTTTGGTACCATCATGGAGACTGTCACACAAAAAGAG CTGCTGGAGCGTGTGAAAATGCAGCTGGCATCGTTCCTTGAAGACCCTCAGTACCAGGATCAGCACTCTTTGCACATGGAGATCATCAGGACGTTTGGAAGGGTCGGTCCTAACGCAGAGCCGCGCTTCAGAGACGACT TTGTTCTCCCGCACCTTCATAAGCTTGCATTAGCCAACAACAGCCAGTCGGTGGAAGGCAAGAGGATTGACATCGCCATCCACCTGTTTGAGGCCTACAGTGCCCTCTCCTGCTGCT TCATTTCTGAGGAGGTCATGGTCAACCATTTCCTGCCAGGCCTCAGGTGTCTGCATGCCGACATGGAGCAACTGTCTCCAGAGCATGAG gtgATTTTAGGGTCTATGATCAAAGAGTGTGAAATAAAGGTGGAAAACAGAGGAATTTCTGATGCCCAAGG ATCAATTTCTATTGCCTCCAGTTTGGTGGGTGAAGATGCCAAGACCAAGTTTCTGAGTAAGATGGGTCAGCTGACCACCTCTGGAGCAATGCTGGCCAACGTCTTCCAGAGAAAGAAGTAA